A stretch of DNA from Juglans microcarpa x Juglans regia isolate MS1-56 chromosome 5D, Jm3101_v1.0, whole genome shotgun sequence:
AAAATGCTGATTTTAATCTCCTCCTTCAAAATTGTTTTTGACAAGCAAATCTACTTCTTCCAATTTActacaaaagcaaaaaagagagagatgtcACAAGTGGCCATAGTGTTCAGGTTTGAAGTGAGTATCTGTTTTGATGTTATAATTACTAATATCAAATAATTCGTGGTATCAAATAATTActaatattgcaaatattaaCATGTCCAGTACAAAGGTATGTCAAAGATCTATTTGTACGAAAATTTGACAGTGGCATGCCTTAATTAACATAATCGAAGCAGCTAAATATAATTCGACAATAAGAAGTAACTTGCGAAGCCTAATCTAATACCCACCAACCAAATCATAACTTCCATGCTTTAAGCAAGAGAAGTCTTAATTAGTATTATGAAAACATAGAACACAACTTAAAAGCCATTCAGGTCCCAAGATGATAACCccttttgttttatctttagACTCAAGTGAAATGGTCATGTAaactgacatttttttttataagtaatcatgTAAACAGACATTACATTTTCGTTTACTTGAATAATCCAATTCAAACTCCAAAACAGAAAAAGGAATCAAGCGGCCTTATGCGCTGTTGCTTCTGAGCTTCTTCAGGAGGAATTaccatgtaaacatattttCTCCCTCGGTTCTTATTAAAGTTTGGCtagtattgaagaaaaattacaaGGTAAACATGGAGTTGATATGTTTtaccaaataaataaacacaagtTCATTGAAGATCCACAAATTAAAAACACCACCTTGTCCCAAAAGCACAAAAGGCCAGTGGAAGCATATGATGGTAACTATTCAGCAAGATAAATTTTAAACGCAAGTCTGCCACGACACTCAATATGCTCTTCTCCACATGGCTGTTCCACACCAgtaatgtaaattttgtaaatcATCAAAGACAGAATTAAATACAAGAGCTCGACATGGCATGACCATGATAATTCATTATCATTCACAGAAGATTCTACAACCACCAAAAGTTGAGAGGTCTATAATTGTTTTGAACCAACAGCTGCCCTCTAAATAAgatcttgaaaaaaaatcacCATAGATAGTTCCTTGAATCCTCCATACAGTTCCTATTTCATTGTCatgctttgaaaataaaaacttcaccATAGATTGTTCCTTAAATCCACAAAGACTTGATACATTCCATCTAAGTGCATGCAAGATTGCTCATGTTCTGTGATGGCACAAGTTGATTCAATCATTCATTAAAGTGCTTACAACCTTCAAAAAGACATAGAAACTTGGGAACATCCTATTCAAGTAAACTCCCTTAACACATTTTAGGCATAAAAGATATATCCACATGACATGGCCATAAAACCAAAGCTACATGATTGAAAAGCAagaaacacaataaaaaatggGCCATTCTACTACAACTTGTTGCTTAGATTCTCTCATATTTCAATTGTAAAGTTTGTTACCGTATCATTTTTCACTTTGCTTCTACTTCATATCCCTATATATGCTTATAAAGTCAGTTTAAAGCCTTTCGACAGAAATTTATCCCTGCAAAACAAAGACCAACAATTGAAGCCGTAAGTTAACTAAAACAAAACTAAGGCAATAAAATCACAATCATGCAAGCAATACGGAAGAGTGAAACAACTAGACTGGCCCTagacattaattttatatgaaccAAATTCAACCAACTGTACTGATCTTAAGAGAACCAGAGAAACTAAAGACCAATAACTATTAACCAAATTGGAGCAACATATCCAGATATTCAAGATAGACAAGTGCATTCAGGAGAAGGATTAGcgaaacaaattataaaaataaaattgaagagaaaaaaacaaacaactCTACTTTGTGTTATCTTACATGTGCTTtgtattgcttttctttctttccttttgtggTTTCAGGGCCTTCCGATCCACTTCACCGCCACCTAAGGGAACAAGGCTTCCCACATAAATATCCGCACTGAATGAATTTGGAGCTCCCTCAATCCTCACTCTCTTGGCTCGCCTCCTTCTAAAATCATACCAAAAGAGCTTGTCCCTGTCCACCTCCAAAAGAACCTTCTCGCGGCTCTTAGAATAAGCTAAAGGCATCACATGTCCAAAAGCCCTATTCAAAGTGGACTGGgaaacatcaaataatttagTCCAAGACTCCTTCAGCCCATATTCCTCCATCACCCATACATCAACATAGTCGTTATCGTAATTGCAAAGCAAGCACAGGCACCCTTCCAAGACCGCAAGATCCATTTCAAAACCTTGATCTACATGATCAGGCAGCGGTACAATCCGAAACTCCTCAACCCCAAGATCAAAAGCAACAATCTGACAGTCCCATCCAAACCCTGGAGGCAAGACCCAATGCAAAGCACCACCAGCAAACACGCCGTATCCTCTcctataaaaaagaagatagcCAAGCTGAAACATAAAGCGAAGATAATAAGGGAAATCCTTGATCTCTCTCCATGAGTTAGTCTTTAAGCTATAAACCTTAAGCTCAGTGGAGAAAAACCCATCATCACCGTCTTGGGAAACAAACTGCACCATCCTCACCACCTTGTAATCGTCGTTAATGGGGTCTCGCCCAAATCCATAAAACGTAAAACGACGAGGTCTAACATCACCTGAAGGAGGCTCGACCAGCATTACCGGCAATCTCTGATACTTTCTAGTGGACGGGTTCCACAAAGCCATATCTTCCTCAGAATTACAGAGAGCCAACAAGCCATTGCAAGAGCCGAAAACTTCTGTTAAACCCCAGATAATATTCAGAGGGGGATTGAGCTCGGTGGCTGTGTGAAGCGAATCAAACTCGGCGGAGTAGAGGTACCATTTCTTGAGGATGAGGCTGAGATTGGACTTGGTGGCGAGCGAGCGACCGAGGTGGAGCTGGACGAAATCTGGACCGTCAATTTGGGAGTGCCAACGTTTGGATACGCACCGAAACCGTAGGAGAGTCTTGACTGGAAGTTGGCACAGGATGTCGGTGATTACATCGGACGGAAAGTCACGGTTAAGTTTTGACATGTTTATCGCGCGGTAGTTAAGGGTTATTAGCGGGTGGGGGATGGCTAGAGTGATGAAAGAGCTCGAATGAAACAGTGAATAGATTAGGTTAGAAATAGAATTGGCtcggaaaagaaaatgatagggttTTTCTCAGATGAAAGAGCTAGAGTTTTTGTGCAGTGAAGTTTGGTTAAGGTGGTAGTGGAGCGACTCGCAACTGTAAACGTTCGAGAATgttaaaaacttataaaaaaaaaatcaatcggTGGCCACCATCGGGAATCGGAATCCCAAGCattctctttctcaaaacttaaaacgtTGGGACCCCACCATATCAGACGGCTAGTTTAGGACTTTGGGGCCCATACGAATGATAGGACGACTCCAGAATCTCTGGACAGGTacggtaaaaaaaaatgagcagcaCTGCACTttctaaaaagagaaaaactagTTTGCCGCTCACTCTTACCGTCCCATTTAACCGatgttaaacaaaaatttttattttttatttaatgattaagaaagtaattttatattaaaaagatgaaaagaaaaaaagtaaagaaaaaaaaaaaaaccaaaaccttcCGAAAAAAGTCTCGAATACACTTTCCGAACAGtaaatttcactttttctttttcttttttttcatatatttttttaatcatcataaatatttttaaaaaaataaaaaatttacaatattataaaaaatacttccttaattattaagaaaaaaaaaactcattcggAACGCTTTTTAGATCCCAAATTTGAGACGATtaacatttctaaaaaaaaatgataaaaattataagaatagtGTTATATGCAATAAGTATCTAAGTCATttcgaaaaaaaatataatttattattaaaaaattaatttttttcacgtaAATCTAgtatttgttcaatttttttaaagagaaagtcTATTTTGTCTTCCCAACTTGACACCTCCATTTGACCgctaatcaaattttttttttacttagtggttaagaaagtgattttaagtgtattggtgtattttttttattttttaaatatatttaaatatgttaaaaaatgtgaaaagaaaaaaaaaatttatgttgggcggtatgcccaacggtcaaaatggggcggcatagtagccgcccccttttttaaaataattatacaaaactTATAcactcataattataattattatttttcaaattctatacaacactataattttatttttattctactaaataaaatatgatatatttattattattaaattattatttattaaataattttttatcatctaataattataagtGTCCCACATTTTATATagtaaactaaaaataaaataaaaatatcatatatagcaATGCTGAAAGTTATTTTATcgtaaattatattaataaaatatttttctagttGTATGATCTCTCTCAAAAAATAGTTATTGATTTCCAACACAATAATGGAggagatttatctattttactATTCCATTAAAcgtttaaattaaataaaatcgtTTGATCCGGTATCTAATCTCATGCTATAAttttaataacaataaatattggtataataaaaaattaagatttaagtTAATAAATGACAAGCATTCGTGACAATATCATTTACTATGTTTTTATGATAACTTAAGCCCAGTTTGGTTTCAgaattaattttaactcattacatttcatcttatttaatcattataatttttttaaattttcttacaaaatataataaacaaatcaactttttcaaattctaaaaaataatattttgttcaactttcatcttatcttacctCACTATCTAAAGATTACCAGTTTTACACTTTTTGTTAAGAGAAAATGGTTATAAAGTTGCAGACTTCTTCAAACGATGGAGTTGTAAAATAATcgcaaaataattataaatttatcatttcccACTTCAAATTTATAGGGACAGATATATAGAAAGAGAAGGCAGCGATCCCTCCGTGAGGATTGTAGGCTGACGAAGTAAGGAGTAACTCTGCAAAATTAAGGATGATACAATTGCAAAAAAGTATAATCATCATTCATCCACTATacaccatatataattttttatttttatttttattttttctcttactaaatatgcAGTGCATGGAcgatgagtaaaataatttttttaatttagcaagaatgaaacccaaaaaaaaataaaaaatcaagtggTGTGTAAGATAAGGATGGGCAGAAGAACTCTACAACTGTACTGATTGATGGTAGAGTTGTAAAATAGGTAAGTGTATTGTTGcaccaaaagaaaagagaaaggagTCGAGCAATATTGTCATCACTACAACCCTAATCCATACTCAAGAAAGTCCATCTGACTGATCAAGAACAGGGGAATCACAACTTGCCCCATACCAACA
This window harbors:
- the LOC121264902 gene encoding F-box protein CPR1, which gives rise to MSKLNRDFPSDVITDILCQLPVKTLLRFRCVSKRWHSQIDGPDFVQLHLGRSLATKSNLSLILKKWYLYSAEFDSLHTATELNPPLNIIWGLTEVFGSCNGLLALCNSEEDMALWNPSTRKYQRLPVMLVEPPSGDVRPRRFTFYGFGRDPINDDYKVVRMVQFVSQDGDDGFFSTELKVYSLKTNSWREIKDFPYYLRFMFQLGYLLFYRRGYGVFAGGALHWVLPPGFGWDCQIVAFDLGVEEFRIVPLPDHVDQGFEMDLAVLEGCLCLLCNYDNDYVDVWVMEEYGLKESWTKLFDVSQSTLNRAFGHVMPLAYSKSREKVLLEVDRDKLFWYDFRRRRAKRVRIEGAPNSFSADIYVGSLVPLGGGEVDRKALKPQKERKKSNTKHMDKFLSKGFKLTL